AAAATATCTCCGTGGCCCCATAACCATAGAACGGGTGGTACTGGTTCACAAAGTACTTCACCTCCGGCACCGTTTTCAGTATCTCGTGCACTTCATCACGCAGTTTCCCGGAGCCTACGCCATGGATCACGATCATGCCGGGCTGGTGCTGGGCTATCGCCAGATCGAGATAATGCTGGAACTCATTGAGCTGTATGCCAAGCATCTCCAGGTTGCTCAGTCCCTTCCAGTCGTCCGTCAGTTTCTCAATATGCAGGTCTATTTCATACTTGGCGGTTACGGGCGTGGTCTCCTTGACGGAAAGATGGGATGTGAGGGCGGAAAGTTTCTTCAGGTCCTGCGGACTGAAGCCGTAAGCATCCTTTTCCTCGCGCAGGGGGTATTTGTCGAATAAGGTATAATCGATCGTGGCTTTTTGTTTCTGCTGCAATTCACCCAGTTGCTGGAACAACTGTCTGGCCTTTATCTTCCACGTTTTATGATAGGACGCGGCCAGTTTCAGGTCCGCCTCCTGCGGCACGAACGTGAACTCAAAGCGGGGATTGTCATTCAGCTGGTCGAACTGCAGGTCCGCCAGGTAAGTATGCTGAAATGGATGCACTTCCTGCTTCAGCTCCAGGAAAAGGGAATTGTTCAGCCATATCTCAAAATGATAGCTGTAACTGCTGCGGGTCTCATTAAGGAGATGAAATTTCAGGGTAGATACCACATCATCCATCCCGTCGAACTCAAATACCGGCAGCATACTGAGAAACATGCCTTTTTCGGGCTTATTTACGGGTGCTGGCTTCTCCCTGCGTATTTCCTCTCCGGGCGTTCTTTTGGCCGGGATCGGGGTCTTTTTCTGCGAGAAACGGTGAAAATAGGGAAAGTCTATCTGGTCCAGATACACCGGGAAGCTGGTACCATTGATCTCCACCATCACCATGTTGTCATTGATGATATCCACTACCGTGCCTTCCTCTTTGGAATGCAGCAGCAGGATCCTGTCGCCTGTTTGATACTTCATAACAGGCAAAAATACAACATGGCTGGCTTATCCCGGCGTTTTCTCCGGGTGACGGCGCATATATTCGTCGACCGACAGCTTTCCGCTGCCTTCCACGAGAAAGAACAGCAAGAGGAAAAGCACGAGAATGGACAACGCCAGCTCCGAATGCACGGAGAACAGCTGCGTGGGGGAATTGATAAAGAATACGGCGCCGAGGAGAATGGGAATATTGGCGATGATGGCCACACGGGTCAGCAGGCCGATGGCAATGAGCAGACCACCCAGGCTGTGTGCGAACACGATGATATGCGCCAGCCAGAAAGACAATGCGGTCAGGAAAGGCTGTTCTGTGATGCGCACCTTCAGGAGGTCGATATTTTGTACAAACTGTATGCCTTTCCACATCAGGATCAGCCCGAGTAGCATTCTCAGCCCGTCTATCCATTTGGGATGATGCGTTTCACCCCAACGGTCAATGCGTTGCAGGAGGTTCATAACATAAGTTTTAAAATGATCAAAGAACTGTACTACCTGTAAGGTACGAAAAAAGAAAGGGAATACCGGATCCGGCATTCCCTTTAATATCATTTGCATTTTTTAAGTCAGGTCAGTGAAGCGATGGCTTGTTAGTGTAGCCCATTTCTTTAAGTAACTTATTGGCCCGGGCTACTTTTTCCGGAAAAGAAGTTTCTCTGAATTCTGTACGTACAGTAACCGGATAAGCTTCTTTCAATTTTGAAGTTCGATTTTTAAACAGTTTCATCGTACCTAAATTTTAATCAAAATTATTTTCTTTTTACCAGAAAACCTAAAAAATTTCCTTCAGCTTCCGGATCAAATATTGATTCCAGCGGTTCGTTATTTACAGTCTGAAAAGCAATGATCTGGAAGCTGAAGGAAAACCGTTCATGATACCTTTTCAGGATTAGCTGATAAACATTCGTTCGCTGCGGAGAGCTGCCCGAAAAAAATAGCGATGCATTCGGATGTGCATGCAGAAATTTTTCCATGACTTCAATAACGGTAGAAAACACACGCGGCATATCGCCGTTATTCGTTTCCGCTTCATCGTCTATCGTGCCATCTGGCAGCAGGTCTCCAAACGCGAAGTTATATATGCCCGGGACTTCCAGCGGAAATATTTCCACTCCCTTTTTAATGGCTCCTTTGGCGCCAATGCTTTCAAACTCGTATTTGGTCAGGCCTTTCGCCTGAATTTTGTACGGGCTAACGTTCAATGTATTCATTTTTTGGTTAGCTGCAATTTAGATAATTATTTCAAACAGAAAATTTTAAAAAAACCGTCCGGAAATTTCCGGACGGCGCTGTTTATTTTTATAAAATAATTGAAATACTACGATCGCTGCGGAGCCAGCTTGCTCTTCCAATACCCATACAGGAAATACACGATCAACCCTCCGCCCATCCAGCAGAAAAATACCAGCCAGCTTTTCACGGGGATCTCTATCATCAGGTACAGGCAACACAACATCCCCAGTACGGGTATCAGCGAATAACGTTTGATAAAGGTCATCACCGCAATGAAAGCGCCGAGCACCAGAAAAATATTGAACAGGATATGCTCATGATCGAATTTTCGGAAATCAACTTTCTCCCGGAAGAAATAACAGAATACGATAAACAGTACCGGAATGATGAAGCGCCCGTTGATATAAGGCAGATTGAACCGCTTCGTGCTTTTGTCCACCGGCGGCAGCAATAACACGCCGCCGCATACCAGCACAAATGCAAAGAGGGTACCGATGCTGGTCAGATCGGTCACAATACCGCTTTCCACGAACAGCGAAGGGATCGCTACAATGAAACCGGTAACAATGGTGGAGAAACCCGGGGTCTGGTATTTAGGGTGCACTTTGGCGAAACGCTTCGGCAGCAGGCCATCCCGGCTCATACTCATCCAGATGCGGGGCTGCCCGATCTGGAACACCAGGATCACACTGGTAGCGGCCACAACGGCGCTGATGGAGATCACGTAACCGATCTCTTCCATATTCAGCATCTCGAATACATAAGCCAGCGGATCGGATACATGGTTGAATTCCGAGTAATGCACCATACCGGTGATCACGAGGGTGATCACCACATATATGATCGTACAGATGATGAGGGAATAGATCATGGCGCGCGGCATATCCCGTTGCGGGTTAGCGCTTTCCTCTGCGGTGGTGGAAATGGCGTCAAAGCCGATGTAAGCGAAGAACACCGCCGATACGCCTTTCAGCACCCCTTCGAATTTATTGGGCATAAAGGGCGTCCAGTTATCCGTATTGATATAGAACACACCGATGGCGATCACCACCAGCAGCACAATGATCTTTAATCCCACCATGGCATTGGCGCTGCGTTTGCTTTCGCGGATGCCGATATAGGCTACAATGGTGACGAGCACCACGATCAGGAATGCCGGGATGTTCATGATCACGCGCCAGTTGCCGAGCAGAGGGGCGGTTGACCAGGCGGTAACGTCCGCTCCCGCGCTGAACTGCGCTTTCGCCGTCTGGTAGTCCGTTGTCAGCCATGCCGGCAGATGAATGTTCATGCCTTCCAGCACATTATTGAAATAACTGCTCCAGGAAATGGCCACTACGATATTGCCGATGGAATATTCGAGGATAAGCGCCCATCCGATGATCCATGCGGCCAGTTCGCCAAAGGTCACATACGAATAGGTATAAGCGCTGCCGGCAACGGGCACACGGGAAGCAAATTCAGCATAACACAGGGCGGTGAACCCGCAGGTAACCGCGGTGAGCAAAAAGAGAAAGATCACGCCGGGACCGCCGTTATAGGCTGCCTGCCCGATGGTGGAGAAGATGCCGGCGCCGATCACGGCGGCTACGCCCATCAATGTAAGATCACGTACATTCAGGACCTTTTTTAATCCGGAGCTGCCATGTGCATCAGCATCACGGGTTTTGGCCTCCTGCAGGATGTTGGTCAGGGATTTTTTCCTGAAAAGCGAGTTAGACATTCGTTGATTTTAGGTCAATAAGTACGCTAATTTACAAGATATCGGGGAATGGGGCGAAGACTTACCGTTTAAACCGGAATTTCCTGATGCGCGCCGCTCTTGTTTCCCGCAAAGTGGTATCAGGTTCCGCCCCCGGCCGGTCCGCTTTCGGCACGGCAATACGTTGCGCGCTGTAGATGCCGGAATGCCCGCTGAAATAATACGCGGTAAAACAGGCGATCGCATAATAGAGGAGATTGTCTGCGCCGAACAATTCCACACCCATGATAGTACAGGCGATAGGGGTATTGGTAGCGCCGGCAAATACGGCAATAAAGCCCAGGCCTGCCATCAGGTCCACCGGGGCGCCACCCAGCACTGCCAGGGTATTGCCGAGCGCAGCGCCAATGAAGAAAAGCGGGGTGACCTCTCCGCCTTTGAATCCCATGCCTAGTGTAACGGCCGTGAACAGAAGTTTCCAGAACCAGCTGAATGTTCCGGCTCCGCCTTCCCGGAAGGAGGAAAGGATAGACACTGCAGCGGGATCAGGATTGGAGACGCCCAGGCTGAGGTAATCCTGCGTGCCGGTAAGCCAGGTCAGTGCGATGACGATGAGGCCCCCGGTAGCCGGGACCATCCATTTCACCTTTATCCACTTATTGCTGTAATCCTTGATGGTATGGGAAAGCTCGGCAAACATATAGCTGGCCAGTCCGAAGCATACACCGGCGATAACCACTTTCAGCAGCAGCAACAGATCGAAATGCAGAAAAGAGAACAACATCTCTCCTTCCAGGAGTTTGCCGATCTGGTAGTGCGTATGGTGCGCCCCCCAGGCGGAACAGGTAATATCCGCCAGTACGCTGGCCATGAGGCAGGGCAACAATGCATTATGCCGGATGCGGCCAAGTGCTATCACCTCCAGGGCAAAAATGGCGCCCGTCACCGGTGTGCCGAAGACGGCACCGAAACCCGCGGCAATCCCGGTCATCAGCAGCAGCTTCACATCTTCCGGCGCCAGTTTCAGCTTCTTCGCAAAGAATTGCGCCATGCTGCCTCCTATCTGTACAGCCGTACCTTCCCGGCCTGCGGATCCGCCGAACAAATGGGTGATCACCGTCGTGAACAGCACCAAAGGGGCCATCCGTACCGGAATGCCTCCGCCTGGCTGATGGATCTCGTCCATGATGAGGTTGTTGCCCCCTTCGGAATTCTTGCCGGTGTACCGGTACAACAGGTAAATAAAGATACCGGCCAGCGGCAGAAAGTATAGCAGCCAGGGATGAACGAACCGCAGGTTGATGGCTTCATCCAGCAGCCAGAGAAAAAGCGCCACCAGTGAACCGGCGGTAATGGCTACGGGTAGCACCAGCAGGGTCCATTTCAGCAAGTGGGACGCAATAAAAAATTGTTCAAAGGAGTTCTTGAGCCTGTTCATACCTACAAATCGGGATAGATATTAATATACGTTATTAATACTTTGTAGGCGCCATCAGCTCTGTTCAGGAGCGGTTGTGACAGGAAGACACCATTTCCTGTAATTCATATGTCGCACAAAAATAGTCTTTTTTCCAGTTTTTCATAGCGCCGGGCAGAGCGATCCTTCATCCGCCCGGCGGTTTACGGTCAATGCTGCCTTGTGAGCAGATAATCCGCCAGTTCACGCAAGGGCTCCTTGCGTTTTGACAGTACGGCAATATCATCCAGGTGTTCGAAAGCGGCGTTGCAGAAACGTTCTTTTTCCTTCTCCGCCCAGGTATCTACTTTGCAATCGTGGAAGACCTGCAGCACTTCAGCGATCTTGTTTTCCGGGTTGCGTTCCATCAACTCGTGCAGATGTTTCTTCTGCGCGGGAGTGCACAGCTCCAGGGCTTTGAGCAGCAGGAAGGTCTTTTTGTTGATGAGGATATCGCCCCCCTGTTGTTTCCCGAATTTTTCAGGATCTCCGAACGCATCGAGATAGTCGTCCTGTATCTGGAAGGCAATGCCCACGTTCTTGCCGAATTCATAAAGATGCCCCTGGTTCCCTTCACTGCCGCCGCCGATGATAGCGCCCATTTGCAGGCTGCCGGCCAGCAGCACCGATGTTTTCAGCGCGATCATATTTACATAATCCGCATAATTCACCTGTTCCGGCGACATCTGTTCCAGGTCCATATCCAGTTGCTGGCCTTCGCAGACCTCCCGGGCCGCTTTATTGAAAACGGCCGTGATCTTATGCTGGAGACGCAGCTGTATCTTGTTGAGGTAGTCGTAGCAGTGGATCAGCATCACATCTCCGGCCAGGATGGCGGCGGAATCGCTGTATTTGGTGTGTACGGTAGGGTTGCCCCGGCGGAGAGGCGCCTTGTCCATAATATCATCATGAATAAGCGTGAAATTATGGAACAGTTCCACCGCATTGGCGGCATGGTAAGCATCCGGATGTATTTCGTCAAACAATTCATTTCCCAGCAATGTCAACACCGGTCTTATCCTTTTACCGCCGATCCCCAGGATGTACTGGGCGGGATCGTAGAGGTTCGCGGGAAAATCCGGGAATTGTCTTTTGCCAAACTGTTGTTCGAATTTCTCTGATAGCGCTTTAAATGAATGCATGACGGATATTTTGTTACTTCTTTTTCCTGGTTTTGGGTTTCCCCCTGTGCTCCGGTGCGGAGCCGCGGGATCTTGTGCCTGTGCGGGAGGCAGGTTTGGATGGCCTTGCCGCCGATGCGCGCCGGGGTACGGAACCATCTGCCGCGCCGCCGTCCACAAGGTCGTAATCCAGCTGGCGTTTGGCGAGGTTAGCGGCTACCACGCGGATCATCACCTTGTCGCCTATACGGTATTTTTTTCCTGTCTGCTGACCGATCAATGCGTATTCCGATTCCGAATGTATAAAATCTTCGGCAAGGTTGTGCAGGCTCACCAGCCCTTCACATTTGGCGTCCACGGTTTCCACCCAGAAGCCGAAATGCGCCACACCGCTGACCACGCCTTCAAATTCCTCACCGAGGAACTGCTGCATGTATTCCACCTGTTTGTATTTGTTGCCCGCACGTTCCGCTTCCATGGCCTTGCGCTCCATGTCCGAAGAATGCTTGCAGCGGTTTTCCAGCAGCTTGTCGATCTTCACTTCATCGGCCAGGCATTGGGCTAGTATGCGGTGCACCAGCACATCGGGATAACGCCGGATGGGTGAAGTGAAATGGCTGTAATGCATGAATCCCAGGCCGTAGTGACCGATATTCTCCGTGGTGTACACCGCTTTGGCCATCGTACGGATGCCCAGTGTTTCCAGTACATGCTGCTCGGGTTTGCCCTGCACCAGCTGCAACATGGTATTGAATGACCGCGCGATGGATTCCGGTGTGTTCACATCGAATTTATACCCGAACTTGTTGGCGAACACGGCGAACACATGCATCTTTTCCTCATCCGGTGTATTATGCACGCGGTAAGGGAATGGCACCGGCTGTTTGTTCACCCGCTGCTTCGATGCATATTCCGCTACCGTGCGGTTAGCCAGCAGCATAAACTCTTCGATCAACTGGTGCGCTTCCTTGCTTTCCTTGATGGTTACCCCAATGGGCTTCCCGCTGGCATCCAGCTGAAAGCGCACTTCCTGCGAGGAAAAATTGATGGCTCCTTCACTGAAACGTTTGCTGCGCATGGTCTGCGCCATTTTGTTGAGCAGCAACACTTCCTGGTCATACGGTCCCTCTCCCGCTTCTATCACTTCCTGCACTTCTTCGTAGGTAAAACGATGTGCGGAATGGATAACGGTCCGGCCCAGCCAGAATTGCTTCACTTCCGCCTGTTCATTCATCTGGAAAACGGCGGAGAAGGTGAGCTTGTCCTCATGCGGCCTTA
This genomic stretch from Chitinophaga sp. XS-30 harbors:
- a CDS encoding Smr/MutS family protein, translating into MKYQTGDRILLLHSKEEGTVVDIINDNMVMVEINGTSFPVYLDQIDFPYFHRFSQKKTPIPAKRTPGEEIRREKPAPVNKPEKGMFLSMLPVFEFDGMDDVVSTLKFHLLNETRSSYSYHFEIWLNNSLFLELKQEVHPFQHTYLADLQFDQLNDNPRFEFTFVPQEADLKLAASYHKTWKIKARQLFQQLGELQQKQKATIDYTLFDKYPLREEKDAYGFSPQDLKKLSALTSHLSVKETTPVTAKYEIDLHIEKLTDDWKGLSNLEMLGIQLNEFQHYLDLAIAQHQPGMIVIHGVGSGKLRDEVHEILKTVPEVKYFVNQYHPFYGYGATEIFFK
- a CDS encoding DoxX family protein; translated protein: MNLLQRIDRWGETHHPKWIDGLRMLLGLILMWKGIQFVQNIDLLKVRITEQPFLTALSFWLAHIIVFAHSLGGLLIAIGLLTRVAIIANIPILLGAVFFINSPTQLFSVHSELALSILVLFLLLFFLVEGSGKLSVDEYMRRHPEKTPG
- a CDS encoding amino acid permease codes for the protein MSNSLFRKKSLTNILQEAKTRDADAHGSSGLKKVLNVRDLTLMGVAAVIGAGIFSTIGQAAYNGGPGVIFLFLLTAVTCGFTALCYAEFASRVPVAGSAYTYSYVTFGELAAWIIGWALILEYSIGNIVVAISWSSYFNNVLEGMNIHLPAWLTTDYQTAKAQFSAGADVTAWSTAPLLGNWRVIMNIPAFLIVVLVTIVAYIGIRESKRSANAMVGLKIIVLLVVIAIGVFYINTDNWTPFMPNKFEGVLKGVSAVFFAYIGFDAISTTAEESANPQRDMPRAMIYSLIICTIIYVVITLVITGMVHYSEFNHVSDPLAYVFEMLNMEEIGYVISISAVVAATSVILVFQIGQPRIWMSMSRDGLLPKRFAKVHPKYQTPGFSTIVTGFIVAIPSLFVESGIVTDLTSIGTLFAFVLVCGGVLLLPPVDKSTKRFNLPYINGRFIIPVLFIVFCYFFREKVDFRKFDHEHILFNIFLVLGAFIAVMTFIKRYSLIPVLGMLCCLYLMIEIPVKSWLVFFCWMGGGLIVYFLYGYWKSKLAPQRS
- a CDS encoding voltage-gated chloride channel family protein, which codes for MNRLKNSFEQFFIASHLLKWTLLVLPVAITAGSLVALFLWLLDEAINLRFVHPWLLYFLPLAGIFIYLLYRYTGKNSEGGNNLIMDEIHQPGGGIPVRMAPLVLFTTVITHLFGGSAGREGTAVQIGGSMAQFFAKKLKLAPEDVKLLLMTGIAAGFGAVFGTPVTGAIFALEVIALGRIRHNALLPCLMASVLADITCSAWGAHHTHYQIGKLLEGEMLFSFLHFDLLLLLKVVIAGVCFGLASYMFAELSHTIKDYSNKWIKVKWMVPATGGLIVIALTWLTGTQDYLSLGVSNPDPAAVSILSSFREGGAGTFSWFWKLLFTAVTLGMGFKGGEVTPLFFIGAALGNTLAVLGGAPVDLMAGLGFIAVFAGATNTPIACTIMGVELFGADNLLYYAIACFTAYYFSGHSGIYSAQRIAVPKADRPGAEPDTTLRETRAARIRKFRFKR
- a CDS encoding polyprenyl synthetase family protein, with amino-acid sequence MHSFKALSEKFEQQFGKRQFPDFPANLYDPAQYILGIGGKRIRPVLTLLGNELFDEIHPDAYHAANAVELFHNFTLIHDDIMDKAPLRRGNPTVHTKYSDSAAILAGDVMLIHCYDYLNKIQLRLQHKITAVFNKAAREVCEGQQLDMDLEQMSPEQVNYADYVNMIALKTSVLLAGSLQMGAIIGGGSEGNQGHLYEFGKNVGIAFQIQDDYLDAFGDPEKFGKQQGGDILINKKTFLLLKALELCTPAQKKHLHELMERNPENKIAEVLQVFHDCKVDTWAEKEKERFCNAAFEHLDDIAVLSKRKEPLRELADYLLTRQH
- the rnr gene encoding ribonuclease R; the encoded protein is MTKKKKPKKDSSQKKTYKGIVDITRSGMAYVAVEGLASDIIVKQKNLNTALDGDEVLVNVIPPARRTARMEGFVADVLKRRKTEFTGTIQLNKNFAFLVPEKGAFVPDIYIPENSLKEAKDGDKAVVKIVAWGEKSRKPVGEIVEILDATDTNDLAMKEILIESGFPLHFPEDVMTELAAIKEKITAAEIKKRKDFRKILTFTIDPVDAKDFDDALSIRKLKNGLYEVGVHIADVSHYVLPATALDKEAEKRATSVYLPDRVLPMLPEKISNELCSLRPHEDKLTFSAVFQMNEQAEVKQFWLGRTVIHSAHRFTYEEVQEVIEAGEGPYDQEVLLLNKMAQTMRSKRFSEGAINFSSQEVRFQLDASGKPIGVTIKESKEAHQLIEEFMLLANRTVAEYASKQRVNKQPVPFPYRVHNTPDEEKMHVFAVFANKFGYKFDVNTPESIARSFNTMLQLVQGKPEQHVLETLGIRTMAKAVYTTENIGHYGLGFMHYSHFTSPIRRYPDVLVHRILAQCLADEVKIDKLLENRCKHSSDMERKAMEAERAGNKYKQVEYMQQFLGEEFEGVVSGVAHFGFWVETVDAKCEGLVSLHNLAEDFIHSESEYALIGQQTGKKYRIGDKVMIRVVAANLAKRQLDYDLVDGGAADGSVPRRASAARPSKPASRTGTRSRGSAPEHRGKPKTRKKK